TCAGTTGCAGCACGTGGGGGAACCAATGTGTGTATTAGGCACGTCACTACGTCTGAGATTTTTAAGAACATACAAATGCATGGTGTGACGCATATGTGTTGTGTTCCCACGGTGTTCAACATTCTTCTGCAAGGAAAGCCGCTTGACCTATTGAATAGGTCTGGACCTGTTGAGATGCTAACTGGGGGTTCGTCGCCTCCATCTGCCCTTGTTAAGAAAGTTCAGCGGCTGGGGTTTCATGTGATACATGCCTATGGGCTTACGGAGGCCACCGGACCGGCTCTGTTTTGCGAGTGGCAAGACGAGTGGAACAGGTAATCACTGGTActagtttgtaattttttatttacagtgacaaattttttatttcgcTGACATTTACCAAAACGTAAAAGTGAATTTTCACCATGAATACAactgataatattttttctttacttATAATAATGTTGAATATTAGTAATTAAAGATCAATTTAACAATTCTATTACTCAATTTAAACAGATTACCAGAGAATCAACAGCTGAAACTAAAGGCAAGGCAAGGGGTGGGAATGTTAACTCTAGCTGAAACTGACGTGAAGAACACGCAAACACAGGAGAGTGTCCCACGAGATGGGAAGACGATGGGAGAGATTGTCATTAAAGGAAGCAGTGTAATGAAAGGGTATCTGAAGGATCCCAAAGCTACACTTGAAGCGTTTAAATACGGATGGCTCAACACGGGAGACATAGGCGTGATTCATCCTGATGGCCACATAGAGATTAAAGATCGGTCCAAAGACATCATCATCTCCGGAGGGGAAAACATCAGCAGTGTCGAAGTTGAGAATGTTCTTTACAAACACCATAAAGTGAAGGAGGCCGCGGTCGTGGCCATGCCTCATCCTGTGTGGGGAGAAACCCCGTGTGCCTTTGTTGTTCTCGAAAAGGGTGAGACTAATCAAGGAGTTCGTGAAGATAGTTTGGTGACCAGTGAAAGAGATCTGATTGAGTATTGCCGTGAGAATATGCCTCGGTATATGTGTCCGAGGAAGGTCGTGTTCTTGGATGAACTACCAAAGAACGGCAACGGGAAGTTCCTTAAGCCAGTTCTAAGAAACATCGCTAACGGTTTGGTTGTTAGTGATGAGAATACTATTAGTTCCAATATTGTTCAGCAGCACAAAGAGAAACGTCGTGTTAATAGCCTCACTTCTCGGCTTTAAGTATATGCATCTACATCTCTGGTTGACAACTCTAAATCGTTTCTAGTTTTCCCTATATTCATTAGTGATAATTTATCATTTCTTCATTCATGCACAATGTGGGAGCTAAAACACGTAATCAAGATTTTAATGTGATAAAATAAGGTTTAAGAAAATATTGGGAAATGATCTATTTGATTCGATTTCTAAGATAGTTTGCTCAAACTATACTAATATTAGTGACAATgaatatgatgaataaaaagACAAATCATAAGAAAATACAGCAGGAATAAAGTATTCTATGTCTCAAGTGAGTAAGTCAAAAATTGGAATAAAATGATGGTTTTGGCTCGTCTTCTATACTCTCGGATTTCTCCAACTACTCTGCGTATTTAAGGCGTATGTGTGCCTTACTTTGAAAATATCGGTCTGTTGTATAACCGTTTGACGGCGAGGGGACAGGGTCTTAGTCATTATTCGTTAGACTTGGAGCTCTCTACCTCGAGCTACGAGATAGCCCTTTCGGTTGCAATAGTTGGGATTCGCTGATGAAATATATATGAACACTAGGGtaaacccgccctacgggcgggaagcAGATCAGTAAATAATTTAAGTAAtcagaataaatatttaatattagttgttattaaaatatacatatttcttaaaaaatttaaatgtatatttttatcaaagatatattatatacatatattatatgttaatatacCTGTAAG
This genomic interval from Brassica napus cultivar Da-Ae chromosome A6, Da-Ae, whole genome shotgun sequence contains the following:
- the LOC106423200 gene encoding probable acyl-activating enzyme 12, peroxisomal, with the protein product MDNLALCDANNFPLTPITFLKRAAECYPYRTSIIYGQTRFTWPQTYDRCCRLTASLLSLNIRKNDVVSVLAPNIPAMYEMHFAVPMAGAVLNPLNTRLDAKSITTILRHAQPKIFCIDRSFETLSQEILHLLSFDDSKLNMLVIFIDETDFPKTISSSELNYESLIRRGEPTSSMVAHMFRVQNEHDPISLNYTSGTTADPKGVVISHRGAYLSSLGAIMGWEMGTCPVYLWTLPMFHCNGWTFTWSVAARGGTNVCIRHVTTSEIFKNIQMHGVTHMCCVPTVFNILLQGKPLDLLNRSGPVEMLTGGSSPPSALVKKVQRLGFHVIHAYGLTEATGPALFCEWQDEWNRLPENQQLKLKARQGVGMLTLAETDVKNTQTQESVPRDGKTMGEIVIKGSSVMKGYLKDPKATLEAFKYGWLNTGDIGVIHPDGHIEIKDRSKDIIISGGENISSVEVENVLYKHHKVKEAAVVAMPHPVWGETPCAFVVLEKGETNQGVREDSLVTSERDLIEYCRENMPRYMCPRKVVFLDELPKNGNGKFLKPVLRNIANGLVVSDENTISSNIVQQHKEKRRVNSLTSRL